Below is a window of Paramisgurnus dabryanus chromosome 20, PD_genome_1.1, whole genome shotgun sequence DNA.
TGtatatgcaacttaaatgaggctcagcggagcgcatCGACTGACGCCACAGGTGTTTGTACCGAAACTGTCACATGAGAcaaaacgcgatgtgcaaacatttatttgtggtggtcaattttaatttttgttgaggactgagaaataaataaacgtATGGGAATGTACCACAACGCTCTCagttgtatgatgtcacagcagtaggcaacgaaaatataacaacacgcctataatccctcccactccgaagtgttactaaactcaatgCCAAAGTGAGTTGAGCTGACCCGACCGATCCAAACCAATCTGTTGGGTACTATGCTATGGAAAAGAGCCATAATATTTCAGGAGCTTTCGTGTAATTGCAATCTGTCCTGTTCCAGTTAAGTTCCAGATCTGAAAGTCCACCTGCCATTCCACCCCGACTGCCACCACCTCCTCGCCTGCAGCCGCGTGTTCCAGTAATAAACGGGCCTTCGGACGGGCCACTGCCGAGCCCACCTCCCCCACCTCCTCGTGATCCAATGCCCGACACGCCACCTCCGGTTCCACAGCGACCGCCCGAGATCTTCATCAACTACCCCGTGAACCTGCAGCCATCTCCAGTGGGGCGTTTTCACTGGGACTTCACCAGCTCTCCCAGTGCTCCCAACACACCGCCTGGCACGCCCTCTCCCCGCGCTCCGCCCCCCGGCACACCTTCTCCACGGGTGCCTCGGCGGCCCTGCACGCCCAGCTTCAGTCAGCCCATCTTGTGCCACCTTCCCCCACCCACTCCAGCCCCTCCCATACCGCCTCGGCACAACTCCACCCCGGCTCTACCAAAACTGCCACCTAAGACTTATAAAAGAGAACTTTCTCAAACACCACACACTCTTTCACAGCCATCCATACACACTCTCTCACTAGTGGACAACAGGGACAACAACGAATAAATCGCATCCCACACCAGGggtgtgcatatgtgtttttaacaatgtttaACCTGGAATCAGACAATCGGATGATAGTAGAAACCTGAAGACGGTCAGCGCTCACATGGGATTATCATGAATTTTCACTTGTTTTGTGTTCAGCATTCAGAGCCATGTAATCACCAACGGCAACGGCAGGCCAACATTGGTTTGCTCTACATTTAGAGATGGAAATAGGCTTTTCACACCATCGGACTCTGTTGTGGATGTTTATTTGGTTGCAGGTTAAGGGTCTTGGCATCTCGCGTGACTGTGCCAACCAGGGTTTAACCCAAACGCCCACAGCACACCTCTCTTCAGTTGCCTTTAACTCACAGTCGTGACCTTGAGATTGTACCCTTCAGGTGAATTCTGACATTTGGTGAGAGCTTTGTCCTCACGCTATTTAAAGCCAATATGATGTCTTAACCCCTTAAAGGTGACCTCTACTTACAGTTCTTCATTTCATCACAAGCTCTCTACGGATACTTATTATGACCCAAGATTTCAACTCCAGACTCTTAATGTGCCTTCAAAAGAAAATGACAAAACAACTAAACATCTCTGTACATGTCCGAAAATCATTTGCCTTGTCCTTGCTTAGAACAAATGTCTGCGTTACACCTCTCTATTCAcggtgcatgtgtgtgcgtgtgagcTCCAAGTATTCTGTACAAAGTAACATATCTGCCCTGGCTTCATACTGTCACTTCCCTCCATGTCGCCATGGCTGATGTATCTACTGACAATCTCAGTCTGAGACCCACCAGATTCACACACTGTTGTAGAGTGTTTGGTGTGGACCATTGTAAAATTTGTGTCTCTCAATAGTGTGCGGTGAGTGTTCGGGGCCTTTTTGCACTTTAGGGCAGTACTGTTACAGAAAAGAGGACTGAAACTCACAATCCTGTGACCTTATGATGCTGTCCTGCTGTCTACCATGTTAGGCCGGTCAGGACAACCATCAGACTGCGTCTCAAACTCGCATCCCTGTGACGCTTGGGACGCAGGGATGCAGTCAGAATGTTCTGTTGTAATCATGCCTCTTGCTCTCATTCAGGTCCTCTCCAGCTACCAAACCAGGTCCACACAGGAAGGGCTTCATCACTAGTGCAATTCCTATAGAAGTGACCACGGAAACGGTCTTCGTGGCAATCAGCCATAGGGGACTGCAGTGTTCTGTTAGTGATGTCACATCCTGTATGCGTATTCCCACTGAGGCTTTACAGCCGTTAACTGGTCAGTTAGTTGGTTTGAAGTGTTAGTAAATCCCAAAAAACTcactgtgtgtgtctgtatgtatgtatgtgtgtgtgtatgtatgtatgtgtgtgtgtgtgcgtgcgcatTCAAGGCCTGTAACTGCTTTTGTACCATGTTCTCCATGAGACTCATTAATAAACACGCAGTCTTATTTTCTACTGAAGATTTTTATTcgtttttgttactttaaagtttttttttttttacattgttctCTCAGATGAATTAAACATGCTTTTGCTCTGTTGAAAAATCAATCATTCCAGTCATGGAGATCACCGGAAAACGTCTTGTGTTTGTGGTATTATGAGTATGCTGATGCTGCATTCACAGTGAGAAAAGTCATCTCAGATTTTGAGGTTGGatagggtgaccatatgtgccattcttcccggacgcgtcctggcgAGGATTTCGGGgggtcttccggaagtcgtatttgttgactgcatacgccattcagttaaaaacataagacatacaatcatagtttcattcttaccttaaaatgtaacggttgcttttatgtaataataataaaaatcctctatgacgtacgTGGTCGACAactacgacttccggaagatgcACCCGAAATTCTGGCcaggatgcgtccgggaagaatggcacgtatggtcaccctaggtTGGAGTTATTTCATTAAGTAAAGAAGATGAGTTTCCTGATTATGATTGGTTCCACCAGTGCCTTCTCATTATAGGGatcgttcacccaaaaatgaaaattgtcataTCTTTAGTCACCCTCATTTTGTGTAAAACCCATATGAGTTTCTTCTGTTGgacacaaagatattttaataaatgatgataagcacaaAGTCCatacccactgacttccatagtaggaaaaacaaatactatggaagtcaatgggtaccgtccaCTTTGTGCttgtcatcatttatcaaaacaacttattttgtgttcaacagaataaagaagctcatacaggtttaaaacaacatgagggtgaataaatgaagacacaattttcagttttgggtgaactatccctttaatgttaaaGGGACGCTTCACTTTCTTTGAaattatgctcattttccagctcctctagagttaaacatttgatttttagcattttggaatccattcagctgatctctgggtctggcggtaccacttttagcatagcttagcataatccattgaatctaattagaacgttagcattgcgctcaaaaataaccaaagagtttcagtatttttcctatttaaaacttgacttatGTAGTTACACTGTGcgctaagaccgacggaaaattaaaagttgcgattttctaggcagatatggctaggaactatactttcatcatggctgcagcaggcgcaatgatattacccagtgcccgaaaatagtacTCTGCTGTTGAAAGTAACCAATGgtactattttcaggcgctgggTAATCATTGGCctataaaatattgaaactctttggttatttttgcgcgatgctaatggtctaatcagattcaatggattatgctaaaagtggtaccaccagacccggagatcagctgaatggattccaaaacggtaaaaatcaaatgtttaactccagaGGAGCTGGAAattgagcctattttcaaaaaaagtggagtggcCCTTTAATGTTGGGCTTCAGACTGTACTGCAAGGTCCTTCGCTGTCTTCACTCTCATGCCACACTGCTTCAGCTCTCTGGACACCAGCAACTCTATATGAAGTCCTAAAAATGGGTTAAGAAAGGTGCTATATAAAGAAAGCATTATCTATTTATTTGTAATGGGCATAATTGTTTAGAAATGTGTTTAGATGCCAATGTGCACATGAATGTTATATATGGAATACCTGAATGACTCATTACAGTTGGCCAAAATGTGTATTACACTATGATTTCTTAATCACTTTACCAATAAGAAGTTATATAACTTACTGATAACACTTTACATGGGTTGAATTTGGTAATCTTAGTTAAAGGTGTAATGTGGgacctcttgacagaaatgcaatatattatacataactatattatcagtgctGTATAAATCCATTACATAATGAACTCTATTGTTttaattaccttagaatgagccatttttatgCACCGCCGGTCCCCTTACTGGAagtcgccgccatgtttctacgttgtctcagaccatagatatatacactagatgtcaccTTGGGGTTCTATGCATGCATCAAAACCACTGCCATCttagaacaggggtcttgtcataggaagtagctaggtaacgctgccatctccgcctgtacttcgaattcataGACGATGCAGGACATTTGTGCTACGTATTGATGTTAGacctactagcactatgcattatatTTAGAAAAAGTCACTTTTCTTATTATTAAAACTTTACGTTTTCTctggactcaatgctaaatacatgtctgaccaTTGGAACGaaccaaaaaaaattaaaaaactaGAAATAGAAAATCgcattcatgacgatttatggtgattttatttccgttacacTTTTGCCTACATTGACACTGATGCATTAAAGAGGAGGggctcccctgtttcaagatggcggaatctatttgatatatatatataaatctatGGTCTTAGATGATGATGTTTGTactgtggcggctaccatagcttcaaTATGCGTTTTGAAactgaggggtgagctgtggactgagacgttggttgcaatttgcgaTCTCACCGCCAGATGCCGCTAAAACCCCACACTCgacccttaaagggatagttcacccaaaaatgcaaattctgtcatcatttactcaccctcaagttgttacagATTTGTATAAATgattttgttctgatgaacacaaaggcaGATATTCTAAGCAATGTTTGTTGCCAAAccatttttgagcaccattgacttccatagtatttttctgtcctactatggaagtcaatggtgctcctgtttcTAGCTTGTTTAttaatatcttccttcgtgttaacattagttaatcaTATTGGCATGAACTAACAtttacaaatattaataaatgccgTTGTTCATgtaagctaatgcatttactaatgttaacaaatacaaccttattgtaaagtgttaccaaccTATTAATTCGATAAATTCATGTTTCAAGTTGTTCATGTGTTAAGTTGTATACTGTTGACCATGAAGTGGGTTATTCAGGAATTTATTTCATCCAGAAATATTGCATACTGTAGAAATGGTGTAAGTTTCAAAGCTGAACTTATCCACTCTCCAGGTGTGTGTCTACCACTTACCGTGCTGGGTCAGTCTCTTGCTGCTGACTAATGATCTGATTGGTTGCACTAAACGTCACAGAGTTCTCCTTTGCAGGCATCACATCCCCCTGAGAAAGAAAGAGGTGGTTTGTTGGTAATGACATTTTTTGGAGATGTGACTCTTCATCTCGACTTTCTTTGAAAGGGCTAAATCACAACAAAATCAATTGTTCCTTGATTTTTAGTACATATACCATGTATTATGTTCTAAAAAGCCTGTAATTGCATTTGACCCTAATGTTGCATTTCATACCTGTGAATATGTTGGGCCCCATATCGGCCGGAAGTCGATGGTCGATGGGTGGGAACTGATGGGTGTTCTGTGTATTTTTGGGTTCCGTGGTTTTCCCTGCAAACCAGTTCGCACCTCGGCTGGAATAGGAACCCGTCTGGGAATCTGCCACGGCATGCATAAGCTTCCCCCCGCCTGCACAGCTCCAGAGTTATGAGTGTAGGATGGTTTGAGGAGAACTGGAATTTCGCTGTCTTCATCATCACCTTCCTCATCATCACATGCCTCTGCCCCTCTCAGCCGCCTAAGAGTGTCATCGGGGCTGCAGGTCGTCACGGAAGAGAAGTCAAAGACGGACGCATCTGCCAAGTCGCAGTCTGTGTCCCCATCATCGTGGCCATGAGGAGGTGGGTCAGATGTGTATACGCGTCCATCGAGCCCTGGAGACCCACACACACGTACAGCAAGACCAGCGGAGGCGTTTGGACTCCTGACAGCAGtggtgagttttccctcttcaCCACCAGACCGTTCAGGATTTAAAAACCGGCCGGTCTCTTTGGGATGATGAGGGAAAGGTACGCAGACAGGAGGACCTGTATGGCTCTGCTGTGTGCTGCCATCCCACATGTACTGTGCAGTCCAGCCACTAGAGGGCGGTTCACACATATACTCCCGGGCATTTCTGAGAAAACAGTTGCAATTTTATAATTACTAGGCATTTTGCAAAAGTGAGCTTCATATTTGCCTTGTCATTTTTTCATAACATACAATTCCCTAATATTTCTAGTTTTTTTATATCTGTGGGTACCCATGTGCCAAAGATTGCTATACAAGTACCATGTCTGCATGTTAACCACTTGTGTTTCTAGAAATGGGAGAAATGCAGTTTATCACAACCTGATTACCTTAAAATGCCACTGGGCCGAGGTAGCGTCTGTGACAGGCCAACAAGGCAGAACTTTCTCTGGTGTAAAGTGCTGTCTGTGCTTGGGCCCGCTGTGTCACTGGCTGTATCTGCACTGGCATTGGCACGGTACTTGGTAAAAGCGGAAGGGCCACAGTCGGGGCTCTCTGCATAGCACCTGCTTCTCAAACTGCAGACATACCAAAATTAGCATCAGCCACCTGCCACCTGGTTTCATCCAGTTAGACAGAAGACCAATTTATGAAATTCAGAAGAGTTGTGACAGACAAGAAGGCAAAATAAGCTTAAGACTGACACTTGTTCAGGCCCCGCCCCCTCTTCACATAGCTCCGCCTTTTCTAAGGTCATGCGACAGCTTGTGCAGAGATTCAACAACACCCGCTCACTCTCCTGTAGTGAACACCAGTCTGCATGGCCAGCACCAGAACTATGTAACAGAGCCTGGTGAAAAAAAAGGAAGTACAGCAAAACAGATGAAGACtgaagtgtgtttttttttaagcaatgaaaGTAAATCAGGTACTAAGAGGTAAAAATATACAGTGGTttgaaaagtaaaatgtttgtaattcaaaaaatgtttattacaaAATATTTGAGCATAACAATTCGAAAGAAATGCACAGCAGTGACTTGTTTTTtcaagggcgctcgatgcgaacttcgtcacaacatgtatgtagcccgtcatgtgtgtggttcgtaatttcaaaatatgtgttctgcgtatATCAAGTGATgttatgtgcatcacgtgtcttgtcaaaataagtgcctgctgcagacgcgtctaaagggtttatgataaaagagacactcgcgCTTGCCAGATcctctcatgtgtaatcagagtttactgttaagggagtgtcttaaaatggttttgacgtgtgtgcagcaggcacttattttgacaaaacacgtgatgcacatgggtcacatgatgcaacaaacacatattttgaaaacacgagcaacacacatgacactccgaacacttattttgaatttgcgtcactaggatgagcagtcaccagccaccactgctgcaaagatattggatataacaagattAAGCATTCCTATTACTATGAATAGAAGACAATGCAATGCTTAATTTGGCCACTCTGGCAACgtaagtcccgccttccagttaaaagaaccaatcatcaaccTGTACCTATGCGCAGTAGCtgaaaccatagatatgtataaataGATGCGTCATTCGACCGCTCTATATGTAGACATGTCCGCCATTTTGGAACGGTCCAGTTGCAGACGTCACTCACAGTTTTCCAGAATATCATGATTCACACCATTCTCTCTGGTTTATAAACCTGGCATGTATTTATAATCCCAAAAAATGGGCTAACCTTTCGCAGGTGAGaatgtgttgttttgtatatgtttTAACTTAATATTACAGGTTTTTAAACTATAGACAGTGTATCGACACACCTTGAGTTTTGACGgaccagggttgccagatttgtgAAACAACCCAATGGCCAATTAAATATAGATCAGTGACCCAAGCCCAAATaccaacactttattttaaatatttttactttaatactGACAGCTGAGAAACAAAACACTGGCTTTAACATTTAAAGacgacatatcatgaaaatctgactttttccatgttaaagtgctataattgggtccccagtgcttgtatcaacctagaaaatgtgaaaaagatcaacccagtaactaagttttggtaaaccattctctgcaagcatgtgaaaaaataggtaattgaaatctggctccccttgtgatgtcagaagggcataataccgcctcttaatctgcactatccaaccactgcactagcatttagtgcagagatcaactcatttccattttaaaggacacacccaaaaatggcaaatttttgctcacacctacaaagtggcaattttaacatgctataataaatgatctatatggtatatTGAACTAAAGCTTCATAtgcgtactctggggacaccaaagatttattatttgacatcttaaaaaagtcttgtgaaatgtcccctttaagcgaCATAAAAGGAATCTGCGTCACCAGTTTTAAAGTCATTTCTGCAGACTTTGCAAAACTGGTTAACTTACCGCCTTGGACTGTTCCAATATGGCGGACGACTTGCATATTGCTGCCCACAGAAACAGTGCGAATGACGAATCTATCCATATAACTGTCCGGAAGGGTTGCAAATATGGCCGCCTAGTGGCACGACCTCCCTAAAGGGACTGGTGTAACTCACCTGTATGATGTTCAGGTACGTGTGAATGCGTGAAACGGGAGCAAACAGCAGTGAAAGCAATTTGAAGTTCTCCTGTTGGAAATCAAGTAAAAATCACATTAAACAAATATAACATGGATGATAATAATATAGCCAACCAAACACCTCAGTGTGTGTAAAAGAAAAATGCCTTGCCTGTGAGTTTTTGTTCTGTAAAGTTGGGGTGAACTCTGCTGTTAGGATGGTTGCCAAACCAGACACATATCCAATATATGCACCAGAGAAAGATTTCTGtagagaaatatatatatatatttcactGCACATAGACACTTATTTTAAGCACCCTTTAACGTAAAGGATTACATTATGTTGGGCGGTGAGGTTGAGAAAAGCTTCCCCAGCTGCACAGCTCCTCTCATCTGTGGTTAGACGCTCCTCCAGTGTGTTGCGGAACAGCAGGTGGCGCTGCAGCATCTGATCAACATGCTTTACAAACTCCACACTGTTACAGAAACGTACAAAAGAGCTTACAGTGTGTGATGCTGCAAAATGTCACCAAATTTCCATAATGATTTTAGTTTCTTACTGTTTCTCAGTTGCGCTGGCTGGTGCTGATTTGTATTTTTCATAAAGCTGATTTAAACTGGATACATATTCCCTTTCAGATCGCAAAAGAATCTCCACCACACTCCGCCTCTTGCCtgacaaaaaacaaacagagatgAGTATCCACCAATGTGAGCAACTCAAAAACTTGATAAAGGGGAAGATTTGTACCCCTGCGTAAGCTGTTCTGCGTCACGTAGCAGGAAAAGGCATCTGGGCCTGCAATAGTGGATAAAAATGTGTGACCGCATTATTAAAgagaaatgttttgttttgtttttttagaaaacCTCACCTGTACTGTGTCTGGTCATTTGCCAAACTTGCAAGCCCTGCAGGTAACAGTTTATAAGGAGAGATCCATCCACAGATGAAGAGAGAGGAGCGAGTGCTGCAGCATCACACTGTGCACTATTGTTATCAACTCCATTACTACattcacagacacacacaacacaatttcatttgttttaaaacagaCTATAAATGTAATGCATTCTCTGGGCAAATTTGAGTAGGTCTGTGTATCTACCTCTCTCTTTCTGGATTCTCTGGTGGTCTTCTTTCCTGTGCCCCACAGAGCTGACGAAACTGACATCGTACCTCCTCCAGCTCATCCTAATCAGATATTTAGGCCACACATAGAAAGTAATTAACGTCTAGTATgtacaaaacatttatatatacttATACACTTGTGATGTGTTTCAATGGTGTCTATTGCAAATCAGACCAGACGTGTGCACAGATCTGACCTTGAGGGACAGCACCAAACTTTCAAGGTGAAGAGCACGCTTGTTGCAGCCATGCCTTGTGTCCTCCAGCTGGCTCTGCAGCTCGGTGTCTCCCTGCTGAATCTGATTGAGCTCCAGCAGCGCACGAGAAAACCCTGCACGCAACTCACACACCATCCCATGAACCTACAGTCACAATAAATTCAGGTGAGGTCAAGCTGTAGGATCTCTTCAGCAAAAATCAAGTAAATGTAAAGATCAGAAAATAGTTGATACTATGGACAACATCAAGTCTTTCCCAAACCTGCAGTGGGGTTACTGAGAATTTGAGTGTGTTTGTTACCTTAGAGATCTCTCTCCCCAGGTCTCCCTCATGGGATTTCATTCTCTATGTCAGGAAACAAAAACATCATTTAACTGCACACATAGTCTCAAAGGTTTGCAAACACTCTTTGTGGAGTGTTAAACAGGTTAGGTTTAGGTTTGCTGGTGTACAACAATGACAATGTGTCATTTGGAAACCTTTAGCTTTTAGGGGTGATGATGCTTACATAACAGCCATGGCCATCTActttatgtttttaatttatgtaatattattaaaagtaaacaaaacaaaaaacaggtAACACATGACACATTCAGATccaaatgacacatttttatatatgaTTATCTTCAGTCggttttgtatattta
It encodes the following:
- the LOC135786773 gene encoding uncharacterized protein; this encodes MKSHEGDLGREISKVHGMVCELRAGFSRALLELNQIQQGDTELQSQLEDTRHGCNKRALHLESLVLSLKDELEEVRCQFRQLCGAQERRPPENPERESNGVDNNSAQCDAAALAPLSSSVDGSLLINCYLQGLQVWQMTRHSTGPDAFSCYVTQNSLRRGKRRSVVEILLRSEREYVSSLNQLYEKYKSAPASATEKHVEFVKHVDQMLQRHLLFRNTLEERLTTDERSCAAGEAFLNLTAQHNKSFSGAYIGYVSGLATILTAEFTPTLQNKNSQENFKLLSLLFAPVSRIHTYLNIIQALLHSSGAGHADWCSLQESERVLLNLCTSCRMTLEKAELCEEGAGPEQVLRSRCYAESPDCGPSAFTKYRANASADTASDTAGPSTDSTLHQRKFCLVGLSQTLPRPSGILRNAREYMCEPPSSGWTAQYMWDGSTQQSHTGPPVCVPFPHHPKETGRFLNPERSGGEEGKLTTAVRSPNASAGLAVRVCGSPGLDGRVYTSDPPPHGHDDGDTDCDLADASVFDFSSVTTCSPDDTLRRLRGAEACDDEEGDDEDSEIPVLLKPSYTHNSGAVQAGGSLCMPWQIPRRVPIPAEVRTGLQGKPRNPKIHRTPISSHPSTIDFRPIWGPTYSQGDVMPAKENSVTFSATNQIISQQQETDPARTSYRVAGVQRAEAVWHESEDSEGPCSTV